The nucleotide sequence ggagagacaaggggtaaaaggcaaccagtgcaacagcaaacttacaaaactatatgctgtaaaccactgGGGaaagggggaattggggagggggcaatgggagaaaactggaagaggtaacaagtttgaaaaattGACTCTGccgtatgtatgaaactgtaacccctctgtaaatcactttgacaataaataaataagcttaaaAAATATTAGTAAAACCATATTCGTAAAAACAATTGTTAAATACTCAAACTTACCTCTTTCAGGTGCTCAACGTCCCCTTCCCGCTGACATGTTTCCTCGGCTGAACCCAGAGGAGTCAGACCCGGGCTGAAGGCCATGAGGTCGGCCTTGGGCGGGCCCTCGGCGGAGCACAGCCCGGGCCTCCTCTGCCGGCACGAGGACCAGCTCCCCACCGCGCTGGAGCACACCAGCACCGGCTTCCCCGGCGCGCACGCGCCCTCGCTCCGCGCCGCCCCGCAGCACCGCAGCGCCCCCCACAGCAGCAGCGTCAGCACCAGCAGGCCGGACACCGCGCAGATGGCCACCATCAGCGACGCGTTCACGTCCAGCGGCGACGCCTCCGCGCCCACGCGGCCCGCCGACGCGCGCGCAGACAGCTTCGGCGACGGAGCGCCGTCCACCAGCGACACCAGCAGCGTGGCCGTGGCCGTGAGCGCGGGCTCGCCGTGGTCCCGCACCAGCACCACCAGGCGCTGCCTCGGCGCGTCCGCCTCGTCCAGGGCGCGCGTGGTGCTGATCTCGCCCGTGTACAGCCCCACGCGGAACGGGCTgcgcgccccggccgccgccggctGCAGCTCGTACGCCAGCCACGCGTTGTAGCCCGAGTCCGCGTCCAGCGCGCGCACCTTGGTCAGCACGTGGCCCGCGCCCGCCGAGCGCGCCAGCGCGtggctccgcgccccgcccccggccggcccCAGCAGCGCCGGCGCGTTGTCGTTCTCGTCCAGCACGAACAGCTGCAGGCTGGCGTTGCTGCCCCGCGCAGGCGCGCCGGCGTCGCGCGCGCTCACCTGGAACTGCAGCAGCGCCAGCTCCTCGTGGTCCAGCGGCTGCAGCGCGTGCACGCGGCCGCTCTGCGCGTGCACCGACACGAGGCTCGACAGCGCGCGCTCGCCCACGCGCCGCTCCACCAGCGCGTAGGACACGCGCGCGTTCTCCTGCGCGTCCGCGTCCCGCGCGCTCACCGTGCAGATGTGCGCGCCGGGCGCGTTGTTCTCGCGCACCGACACCGTGTACTCGGCCTGCGCGAACACGGGCGCGTTGTCGTTCACGTCGGCCACCTCCACCCACACGCTGGCCGTGGCCCACCGCGGGGGCGAGCCCCCGTCCCGCGCCGTCACCACCACCTGGTAGCCCGCGGTGGCCTCGCGGTCCAGGGCgctgtccagcaccagggagtagtAGTTCCTGAAGGTGGACGCCAGCTTGAAGGGCAGGTGTGGCGGCAGCGAGCAGCTCACCTGCCCGTTGGCGCCGGCGTCGCGGTCGGACACGCTCACCAGGGCGATCACGGTGCCCACGGGCGCATCCTCTCTCACAGGGAGTGAGAGAGAAGTGATCGTTACCTCCGGTGCATTGTCGTTTATGTCTAGTACTTCCACCAAAAGAGTGCAGTGACCTGTCATTGGAATGTTTCCTTTATCCCTTGCTTCCATGGGAATTTCGTAAGACCTTTTTTCTTCAAAATCCAGTTTGCCTTTTGTCCTAATTTCTCCACTGTAGTGATTAATGTCAAATGCACGTAGCACGGCCGAAGATACAGGTCTTCTAAAGGAGTAGACTATGTCTCCATTTGTGCCCTGATCAGGATCCGTGGCATTGAGTTTGATTATCAAGGTCCCATTAAATGCGTTCTCCAACACTCTCACTTTATAAATGCGTTGATCAAATTCTGGGGCATTGTCATTCACATCGGCAATGGTGACCAGCAGCTGAACTGTGCCGGTGAGCTCGGGTTTACCTCCATCAGTGGCTGTCAATAACAAACTATGTTCCTGAATTTCCTCTCTGTCTAATGTTCTCTTTAACACTAGTGACAACGAAGACATTTGCTCACGATTGTTCGGTGGGTCCAAAGCAAAATAGTCGTTGGGATCTAGTCGGTAAGTCAAGGCCGCATTTACTCCAATATCTGCATCAGATGCGCCATCTAGTGGAAATCTCGTTTCTGGAGGGCTGGATTCTGCAATGATTATGCTTTTGTTCCTTTCAGGAAATACTGGCGGGTTGTCATTAATGTCCTCGACCTCCACCTCCACGTGGAACACCCGCAGCGGCCTGTCCACGATCACCTCCAGGTGGAGGCTGCACTCCGCGCTCCGCCCGCACAGCTCCTCCCGGTCCACCCGCGCGTTCACAAACAAAATGCCATTCTGCACGTTCACCTCCAGCAGCTCCCCGCGCTCCTTGGACGCCACCCGGAACAGGCGCGGCACCAGCTCcgccagctccagccccaggtccTGCGCGAGGCGGCCCACGAACGTGCCGTGCTGGGCCTCCTCGGGGACCGCGTAGCGCAGCtgcccgcgcccggccgcccAGAGCGCGGGGAGGAGCAGCCAGGAGAGCAGCAGACGCCGGGATCTTTGGCTTCTTTGCCAGGAAAACAGCATGGTACGCTCAAAAGGCTacagtatataaaatattttgcctGAAAATGCCTCGCAAGGACCAGTTTTTATGACGTCCTACTGGAAGAGAATTTGCAACTGATTTCCCGAGAGCTGGCAAATTTTCTGGAGGAAGAAACGGTAGCTTTCTCTGCAGAAGAGTTCCAGTGAAGAGCGACACCATGCGCACGAGAGTGTAAATGTAAGGATCGCTATCTTCCTATTTTCCACCAATGTAGAGCTTTATTTTTTACCTTCTGATTTTTCATTGGAAATATATGATTGAAGATTCAATGTTTGCCTTTCCAGATATAATCATCCTATTGCACTCTGCCTTGGACAATTTTTGATGTCTTCCACTTCTTCCACAAATGTTTTTATATGTGCTAATTTCTATGctgaatttttaaaggaagactaTTACACATGTGTTTTGGATCAATCATTCTCTAGTTCTTTCAGTCATGCAGGCTTTGTGGTGATTTCCTTTTCTTGTGATGGTTTTCAAGACTTTTTACACACAACAGCCGTTGACTCCAAATGGGAACTTAGCAATCACATAATGAAACCAATAATGGCAGATGTTGTTAAGTAATATACCTGATTTGGGGGGTTGGGGTGTGGTTCGAACGGTAGGCGGACCACCAAGCAAGCACGAgttcctgatttcaaacctcagtaccagaagGAAAGTTTAATGAATACATCATGTTTATACATTCTTCTGAGTGTGAAGTGTGGAATACATCTTTGCTGGTAGGAAGTGTATACTCAACTGTGTGTCTGTGGTTTATGTATAAATACACAGTAATCTGTACAACATTGCTCTAACTTTTTCAGTTCTCTTTGTAGAAAAGACATCAAGAACAACCTATGCATTTTAATAGGTTTAAACCACTTACAAGTTAAACTTCTTTTACCACCCCAATCTTATTTCATCCTCACTAAACCTTACTGTCATCTAAACTGATTCTTGTGTTCCAGGTCTGTAACATTAACTACACAAAGCTATTAATAcacctttaaaaagaaagagaaaggaattttGCTTTTGCTATGGATACCAAGTCATACCTGGCCAAATACCATAATGAGAAAGAGACTGCAGCCCCAATAATTATCATGCCTGTTCTGTGTATGATGTTAGTTTCAATGATCATTTGGACTCATTTCTGTGTCCCTGCTCACCTGAAAAGTTATGTGGAGTATTTGGTATTGCCCTAATCTTTTCCTGTTCTGCCATTTCTAGCATATTTTACTCTTACAATGGGAATCATCACTTGATTTATCCAAGTACTTTTTGTGCATCAGACTTTACTTGCATTGCTTCACTTCTCCACATACACCACAGACCCCATCATTTACTCTATACACTTGAGACACCCTTAATTCATTCACCTATATAGATTCAGCTGCTAACATTCTCCTTAGGTGAAAACATACAGTTAACCTAactacacattttctttctttcttttttttttggggggg is from Perognathus longimembris pacificus isolate PPM17 chromosome 22, ASM2315922v1, whole genome shotgun sequence and encodes:
- the LOC125340161 gene encoding protocadherin alpha-13-like, with amino-acid sequence MLFSWQRSQRSRRLLLSWLLLPALWAAGRGQLRYAVPEEAQHGTFVGRLAQDLGLELAELVPRLFRVASKERGELLEVNVQNGILFVNARVDREELCGRSAECSLHLEVIVDRPLRVFHVEVEVEDINDNPPVFPERNKSIIIAESSPPETRFPLDGASDADIGVNAALTYRLDPNDYFALDPPNNREQMSSLSLVLKRTLDREEIQEHSLLLTATDGGKPELTGTVQLLVTIADVNDNAPEFDQRIYKVRVLENAFNGTLIIKLNATDPDQGTNGDIVYSFRRPVSSAVLRAFDINHYSGEIRTKGKLDFEEKRSYEIPMEARDKGNIPMTGHCTLLVEVLDINDNAPEVTITSLSLPVREDAPVGTVIALVSVSDRDAGANGQVSCSLPPHLPFKLASTFRNYYSLVLDSALDREATAGYQVVVTARDGGSPPRWATASVWVEVADVNDNAPVFAQAEYTVSVRENNAPGAHICTVSARDADAQENARVSYALVERRVGERALSSLVSVHAQSGRVHALQPLDHEELALLQFQVSARDAGAPARGSNASLQLFVLDENDNAPALLGPAGGGARSHALARSAGAGHVLTKVRALDADSGYNAWLAYELQPAAAGARSPFRVGLYTGEISTTRALDEADAPRQRLVVLVRDHGEPALTATATLLVSLVDGAPSPKLSARASAGRVGAEASPLDVNASLMVAICAVSGLLVLTLLLWGALRCCGAARSEGACAPGKPVLVCSSAVGSWSSCRQRRPGLCSAEGPPKADLMAFSPGLTPLGSAEETCQREGDVEHLKEVSLSI